Proteins encoded by one window of Streptomyces sp. ALI-76-A:
- a CDS encoding aminotransferase class I/II-fold pyridoxal phosphate-dependent enzyme, whose translation MLEEYRIEGRGAAEISASVERAVGAGQLEPGQLLPAMRELAAELGVNPNTVAAAYRVLRERGVIETAGRRGSRVRSRPATTGREHIRVDVPPGVRDVAGGNPDPALLPSLAKAFAAAGEQGDREPVLYGDDPVEPELARLARAGMDADGVPDGPLAVLSGSLDAIERVLAAHLKPGDTVAVEDPGWGSLLDLVPALGLRTVPVGVDDDGPLPDDVRRALAAGARALVVTDRAQNPTGASVSASRARALRSVLREHPRTLLIEDDHGHGIVDLPLHPLAGTTHSWAFVRSVAKAYGPDLRLAVLTGDRVTVDRVRGRQRLGPGWVGRIVQRAVLRLWADGALDSRAVAAAYRERRDLLIDALAERGVEARGRSGLNVWIPVPDETGAVARLLHAGWAVAPGARFRMSAPPGIRVTVATLTRDETAPLADAIVSAVAPATALARSHV comes from the coding sequence AGCCGGGGCAACTGCTGCCGGCCATGCGGGAGCTGGCGGCCGAGCTGGGCGTGAACCCCAACACCGTGGCGGCCGCGTACCGCGTGCTGCGGGAGCGCGGGGTCATCGAGACCGCCGGGCGCCGGGGCAGCCGGGTGCGGTCCAGGCCGGCCACCACCGGACGCGAGCACATCCGGGTGGACGTCCCCCCGGGCGTGCGGGACGTGGCCGGCGGCAACCCGGACCCGGCGCTGCTGCCGTCCCTCGCGAAGGCGTTCGCGGCGGCCGGTGAGCAGGGCGACCGGGAGCCGGTCCTGTACGGAGACGACCCCGTCGAACCGGAGTTGGCACGCCTCGCGCGGGCCGGCATGGACGCCGACGGGGTGCCGGACGGGCCGCTCGCCGTCCTGTCCGGATCGCTCGACGCCATCGAGCGCGTCCTGGCCGCCCACCTCAAGCCGGGCGACACCGTCGCCGTCGAGGACCCGGGCTGGGGCAGCCTGCTCGACCTCGTTCCGGCGCTCGGGCTGCGCACGGTACCGGTGGGCGTCGACGACGACGGCCCCCTGCCCGACGACGTACGCCGTGCCCTCGCCGCCGGGGCGCGCGCCCTGGTCGTCACCGATCGGGCGCAGAATCCCACCGGCGCCTCGGTGAGCGCCTCACGCGCGCGTGCTCTGCGCTCCGTGCTCCGGGAGCACCCTCGGACCTTGCTGATCGAGGACGACCACGGCCACGGCATCGTCGACCTCCCCCTGCATCCCCTGGCCGGCACCACCCACAGCTGGGCCTTCGTCCGTTCGGTCGCCAAGGCGTACGGTCCCGACCTGCGGCTCGCCGTGCTCACCGGGGACCGTGTCACCGTCGACCGGGTGCGCGGTCGGCAGCGGCTCGGGCCGGGCTGGGTCGGCCGGATCGTCCAGCGGGCCGTGCTGCGGCTGTGGGCCGACGGAGCGCTGGACTCGCGGGCCGTGGCGGCGGCCTACCGCGAGCGCCGGGACCTGCTGATCGACGCGCTCGCGGAACGCGGGGTCGAGGCCCGGGGGCGCTCCGGGCTGAACGTGTGGATCCCGGTCCCCGACGAGACCGGGGCCGTCGCCCGGCTGCTGCACGCCGGCTGGGCGGTCGCCCCCGGCGCCCGCTTCCGGATGAGCGCGCCCCCGGGCATCCGGGTCACCGTCGCGACCCTGACCCGGGACGAGACCGCTCCGCTGGCGGACGCGATCGTCTCCGCCGTCGCACCGGCCACCGCTTTGGCCCGGAGTCACGTCTGA
- a CDS encoding pyridoxamine 5'-phosphate oxidase family protein: MTVTQRRGRKIMMTPGELDEFLTSQRTCRVATVSTDGAPHVSTLWFAWDGTSMWLYSVVRSKRWSDLRRDPRVAIVVDTGEEYDELRGVELSGAVDFVGEAPRTGELCAELDLPETLFARKNFRLEEMPHDGRHAWVRLTPEKIVSWDFRKLGSQ; encoded by the coding sequence ATGACCGTCACACAGCGCCGGGGCCGGAAGATCATGATGACGCCGGGTGAGCTGGACGAGTTCCTCACCAGTCAGCGCACCTGCCGGGTCGCCACCGTGTCCACGGACGGCGCTCCCCATGTGAGCACCCTCTGGTTCGCCTGGGACGGCACGTCGATGTGGCTGTACTCGGTGGTGCGCAGCAAGCGCTGGAGCGATCTGCGGCGCGATCCACGGGTGGCGATCGTGGTCGACACGGGCGAGGAGTACGACGAGCTGCGCGGCGTCGAGCTGTCCGGGGCCGTGGACTTCGTGGGCGAGGCCCCGCGCACCGGGGAGCTGTGCGCGGAACTCGACCTTCCCGAGACGCTGTTCGCCCGCAAGAACTTCCGCCTGGAGGAGATGCCGCACGACGGGCGGCACGCGTGGGTGCGGCTGACGCCCGAGAAGATCGTCTCCTGGGACTTCCGCAAGCTGGGGTCGCAGTAG
- a CDS encoding DMT family transporter: MTTVTATPRSTATTSRPRPRPALDWRLRFGVLSLIWGFSFLLIKVGTEGYAPFQVTLGRLVFGTAVLAAAMAVRRERLPRGARTWAHLTVAALLLNALPFSLFAYAELTIPSTLAGICNATSPLWGMALSLVALSEDRPTRVRVAGLGLGFLGVLTVLGAWQGFHGLDAAGTVMALLASLSYPVGWIYVRRTLAGTGHSNLSLTGAQLLLATLQLAVVTPLFTSVPSHFPMVPLLATAALGILGTGLAVLLQYGLVAEVGPTTAQMVTYFIPVIATAAGVAILDEPLTWSTPVGAAIVLAGAALTQARPKPRLST; encoded by the coding sequence ATGACCACCGTCACCGCCACCCCGAGGTCGACCGCGACCACCTCCCGTCCTCGCCCCCGCCCCGCCCTGGACTGGCGGCTGCGCTTCGGCGTCCTCTCGCTGATCTGGGGGTTCAGCTTCCTGCTCATCAAGGTCGGCACGGAGGGGTACGCCCCCTTCCAGGTCACGCTCGGCCGCCTGGTGTTCGGTACGGCGGTGCTCGCCGCGGCGATGGCGGTCAGGCGGGAACGCCTCCCGCGCGGCGCACGCACCTGGGCGCATCTGACGGTTGCCGCCCTCCTCCTCAACGCGCTCCCGTTCTCGCTGTTCGCCTACGCGGAACTGACGATCCCGTCCACGCTGGCCGGGATCTGCAACGCGACCTCACCGCTGTGGGGCATGGCCCTGTCCCTGGTCGCCCTGTCCGAGGACCGGCCGACCCGGGTCAGGGTCGCCGGTCTCGGCCTCGGCTTCCTGGGTGTGCTGACGGTCCTCGGCGCCTGGCAGGGCTTCCATGGCCTGGACGCCGCGGGCACGGTGATGGCTCTGCTGGCCTCGCTCAGCTACCCGGTCGGCTGGATCTACGTCCGCCGCACCCTGGCCGGCACCGGCCACTCGAACCTGTCCCTGACCGGCGCCCAGCTGCTGCTGGCCACGCTCCAACTGGCGGTCGTCACCCCCCTGTTCACCAGCGTGCCGAGCCACTTCCCGATGGTCCCCCTGCTGGCCACCGCCGCGCTCGGCATCCTCGGCACGGGACTGGCGGTGCTCCTGCAATACGGCCTGGTCGCCGAGGTCGGTCCCACGACCGCCCAGATGGTCACCTACTTCATCCCGGTCATCGCCACGGCCGCCGGCGTGGCGATCCTCGACGAGCCGCTGACCTGGTCCACCCCGGTCGGCGCGGCGATCGTCCTGGCGGGCGCGGCACTCACGCAGGCGCGGCCGAAGCCGAGGCTCAGCACGTGA
- a CDS encoding ABC transporter substrate-binding protein codes for MTSLVAGCGVLSSDSSDDRGPIVVGTTSAPSTLDPAAAWDGSWELFRNVYQTLLAYPDGSTTPQPDAAEKCAFTDASNRTYRCTLRQGVKFSDGHTLDAHAVKYSIDRIKAIKAPSGPAGLLGSLERVQALGDDEVVFHLNQPDATFPFVLATPAMSIVDPDEYPDDSLRKDGKVSGSGPYVLRSYEEGEKAELVGNTNYEGFAKRRNDAVTIRYFQDSSTMVEALREQRIDVTYRGLAADDIVSLESKEDKSLQLVEGYGTDISYLVFNPKDPWANKLAVRQAVAQVVDRAAIVHKVYKDTVDPLYSMVPAGLTGHTTGFFDDYGNPSTSKARRLLSDAGITERVPLTFWYTTDRYGSETALQFQELKKQLEDSGLFTITLKSRPWKTYVEGYQKGEYPVFGRGWFPDFPDADNFIAPFVGDENALGTPYPAPRITGVLLPKSRGESDRADVEEDFEEAQQILVDDARLLPLWQGRQYIAVNADISGAERALDPSTIMTMWQLYRKTSW; via the coding sequence ATGACGTCCCTGGTCGCCGGCTGCGGCGTCCTGTCGTCCGACTCCTCCGACGACCGCGGGCCGATCGTGGTGGGCACCACCAGCGCGCCGAGCACGCTGGACCCGGCCGCGGCCTGGGACGGCTCCTGGGAGCTGTTCCGCAACGTCTACCAGACGCTGCTGGCCTACCCGGACGGCTCCACCACGCCCCAGCCCGACGCCGCCGAGAAGTGCGCGTTCACCGACGCCTCCAACCGCACGTACCGCTGCACGCTGCGCCAGGGTGTGAAGTTCTCCGACGGGCACACGCTGGACGCGCACGCGGTGAAGTACTCCATCGACCGGATCAAGGCCATCAAGGCACCCAGCGGCCCCGCCGGCCTGCTGGGCAGCCTGGAGCGGGTCCAGGCGCTGGGCGACGACGAAGTGGTCTTCCACCTCAACCAGCCCGACGCCACGTTCCCCTTCGTGCTCGCCACCCCGGCCATGTCCATCGTCGACCCCGACGAATACCCGGACGACTCCCTCCGCAAGGACGGCAAGGTGTCCGGGTCCGGGCCGTACGTGCTGCGGTCCTACGAGGAGGGCGAGAAGGCCGAACTCGTCGGCAACACGAACTACGAGGGCTTCGCGAAGCGAAGAAACGACGCGGTGACGATCCGCTACTTCCAGGACTCGAGCACCATGGTCGAGGCGCTGCGGGAGCAGCGGATCGACGTCACCTACCGCGGCCTCGCGGCCGACGACATCGTCTCCCTGGAGAGCAAGGAGGACAAGAGCCTCCAGCTCGTCGAGGGCTACGGCACCGACATCAGCTACCTGGTGTTCAACCCGAAGGACCCGTGGGCGAACAAGCTCGCCGTGCGCCAGGCCGTCGCCCAGGTGGTCGACCGGGCGGCGATCGTGCACAAGGTCTACAAGGACACCGTGGACCCGCTGTACTCGATGGTCCCGGCGGGCCTCACCGGTCACACCACGGGCTTCTTCGACGACTACGGCAACCCCAGCACCTCCAAGGCCCGCCGGCTCCTCTCCGACGCGGGCATCACCGAGCGCGTCCCGCTCACCTTCTGGTACACCACCGACCGCTACGGCTCCGAGACCGCCCTGCAGTTCCAGGAGCTGAAGAAGCAGCTGGAGGACTCCGGGCTGTTCACGATCACCCTGAAGAGCCGCCCCTGGAAGACGTACGTCGAGGGCTATCAGAAGGGCGAGTACCCGGTGTTCGGGCGGGGCTGGTTCCCCGACTTCCCGGACGCCGACAACTTCATCGCCCCGTTCGTGGGCGACGAGAACGCGCTCGGTACGCCCTACCCGGCGCCCCGGATCACCGGTGTGCTGCTGCCCAAGTCGCGCGGCGAGAGCGACCGGGCCGACGTGGAGGAGGACTTCGAGGAGGCCCAGCAGATCCTCGTCGACGACGCGCGGCTGCTGCCGCTGTGGCAGGGGCGGCAGTACATCGCGGTCAACGCGGATATCTCGGGCGCCGAACGTGCGCTGGACCCCTCGACGATCATGACGATGTGGCAGTTGTACCGGAAGACCAGCTGGTAG
- a CDS encoding excalibur calcium-binding protein: protein MRRRTGAVGTLIAITALVPLAYTAHAQDLDCSDFTYREEAQAVFDSDPSDPNRLDEDRGTDDGIACEVLPRRGAPVTSSTTAPRRSTTPTPAVTPPSAATPTADAPTRGVRGGVGGASTSGWSGWDVGMGIAFVAGGLLGAGYVVKRRRV, encoded by the coding sequence ATGCGCCGTCGTACCGGTGCCGTCGGCACGCTGATCGCGATCACCGCGCTCGTGCCGCTGGCCTACACCGCTCACGCACAGGATCTGGACTGCAGCGACTTCACCTACCGGGAGGAGGCGCAGGCCGTGTTCGACTCGGACCCGAGTGATCCGAACCGACTCGACGAGGACCGGGGGACCGACGACGGCATCGCCTGCGAGGTGCTGCCCCGGCGCGGAGCCCCCGTCACCTCCTCGACCACCGCCCCGCGCCGCTCCACGACGCCCACACCCGCCGTGACTCCCCCGTCGGCCGCGACTCCCACGGCCGACGCCCCGACGCGGGGCGTGCGCGGCGGAGTGGGCGGCGCGTCGACCTCCGGCTGGAGCGGCTGGGACGTGGGAATGGGCATCGCCTTCGTCGCCGGCGGCCTGCTCGGGGCCGGCTATGTGGTGAAGCGACGGAGGGTGTGA
- a CDS encoding LysR family transcriptional regulator, producing the protein MLNLERLRTLDALARHGSVSGAAGGLHITTSAVSQQMSKLEREVGQRLLAKNGRGVRLTDAGRLLAEHAARILSQVELAQSDLEAQRGQVVGELRVAAFPTAARGLFPSALAALRAQHPALRIRSSELEPESGIAGVIRGDLDLAVVLDWYNKPMALPDGLVKAPILDDPADVAMPAGHRFAGREEVDLAEFAEDEWITWGEGEFCHEWLMFTLRSKGIEPIIGHRAAETHTQLALVAAGLGVCIAPLLGRHPMPPEVVTVPLRQRVRRHVYVVWRADADRRPSIRAAVKAFEAAAEKLA; encoded by the coding sequence ATGTTGAACCTGGAGCGCCTGCGCACCCTCGACGCCCTGGCCCGGCACGGCTCGGTCAGCGGCGCGGCAGGGGGCCTGCACATCACGACGTCCGCCGTCTCGCAGCAGATGTCCAAGCTGGAGCGGGAGGTCGGGCAGCGGCTCCTGGCCAAGAACGGGCGGGGGGTGCGGCTCACGGACGCCGGCCGGCTGCTCGCCGAGCACGCGGCGCGCATCCTGTCGCAGGTCGAACTCGCCCAGTCGGACCTGGAGGCCCAGCGCGGACAGGTCGTCGGCGAGCTGAGAGTGGCGGCGTTCCCGACCGCCGCGCGCGGCCTGTTCCCCTCCGCGCTCGCCGCGCTGCGCGCCCAGCACCCGGCGCTGCGGATCCGCTCCTCGGAGCTGGAGCCCGAGAGCGGTATCGCCGGGGTGATCCGCGGCGACCTCGACCTCGCGGTGGTCCTCGACTGGTACAACAAGCCGATGGCGCTGCCTGACGGCCTGGTCAAGGCGCCGATCCTGGACGACCCCGCCGACGTGGCGATGCCGGCCGGCCACCGCTTCGCGGGCCGCGAGGAGGTGGACCTCGCCGAGTTCGCCGAGGACGAGTGGATCACCTGGGGCGAGGGCGAGTTCTGCCACGAGTGGCTGATGTTCACGCTGCGCTCCAAGGGCATCGAGCCGATCATCGGCCACCGCGCCGCCGAGACGCACACCCAACTCGCGCTGGTGGCAGCCGGGTTGGGAGTGTGTATCGCGCCCCTGCTGGGCCGGCACCCGATGCCGCCGGAGGTCGTCACCGTCCCGCTGAGACAGCGGGTGCGCCGGCACGTGTACGTGGTCTGGCGCGCGGACGCCGACCGCCGCCCGTCGATCCGGGCGGCGGTGAAGGCGTTCGAGGCGGCGGCCGAGAAGCTGGCGTAG
- the fabG gene encoding 3-oxoacyl-ACP reductase FabG yields MSTTEQRVAVVTGGARGIGAATAVRLAAEGRAVAVIDLDEAACKDTVEKITAAGGKAIAVGADVSDEAQVEAAVARVVAELGAPTILVNNAGVLRDNLLFKMSVSDWDTVLNVHLRGSFLMTKAVQKHMVDAGFGRVVNLSSSSALGNRGQANYSAAKAGLQGFTKTLAIELGKFGITANAVAPGFIATDMTAATAARVGMGFDEFKAAAATQIPVQRVGEPDDIANAIAFFTGEAAGFVSGQVLYVAGGPLD; encoded by the coding sequence ATGTCCACCACTGAGCAACGGGTCGCCGTGGTCACCGGCGGAGCGCGCGGCATCGGAGCCGCCACCGCCGTACGACTGGCCGCCGAGGGCCGCGCGGTCGCGGTGATCGATCTCGACGAGGCCGCCTGCAAGGACACCGTCGAGAAGATCACCGCGGCGGGCGGCAAGGCGATCGCCGTCGGCGCGGACGTCTCCGACGAGGCCCAGGTCGAGGCGGCCGTCGCGCGGGTCGTCGCGGAGCTCGGCGCCCCGACGATCCTCGTCAACAACGCGGGCGTGCTCCGCGACAACCTGCTGTTCAAGATGAGCGTCTCCGACTGGGACACCGTCCTGAACGTGCACCTGCGCGGCTCGTTCCTGATGACCAAGGCCGTCCAGAAGCACATGGTGGACGCCGGTTTCGGCCGGGTCGTCAACCTCTCCTCGTCCTCCGCGCTCGGCAACCGCGGCCAGGCCAACTACTCGGCCGCCAAGGCGGGCCTCCAGGGCTTCACCAAGACCCTCGCCATCGAGCTCGGCAAGTTCGGGATCACCGCCAACGCCGTGGCCCCCGGCTTCATCGCCACCGACATGACCGCCGCGACCGCCGCGCGCGTGGGCATGGGCTTCGACGAGTTCAAGGCCGCCGCCGCCACGCAGATCCCGGTACAGCGGGTCGGCGAGCCGGACGACATCGCCAACGCCATCGCCTTCTTCACCGGCGAGGCCGCCGGCTTCGTCTCCGGCCAGGTGCTGTACGTGGCCGGCGGACCGCTCGACTAG
- a CDS encoding DUF3037 domain-containing protein, producing MSERNVYEYALLRVVPRVERGECVNAGVLVYCRAEAYVGVRTHLDEARLLALDPDVDVAGVRSALRAVEGVCAGGAAAGQAAADDPGRRFRWLIAPRSTIVQPGPVHTGLTTDPAAEADRLLDLLVR from the coding sequence GTGAGCGAGCGGAACGTCTACGAGTACGCGCTGCTGCGGGTCGTGCCCCGGGTCGAGCGCGGCGAGTGCGTCAACGCCGGGGTGCTGGTGTACTGCCGCGCCGAGGCGTACGTCGGTGTGCGCACCCACCTCGACGAGGCCAGGCTGCTGGCCCTCGACCCGGACGTGGACGTGGCCGGCGTACGGTCCGCCCTGCGCGCCGTCGAGGGCGTCTGCGCGGGCGGGGCGGCAGCCGGACAGGCCGCGGCCGACGACCCCGGGCGGCGCTTCCGCTGGCTCATCGCCCCACGCTCGACGATCGTCCAGCCGGGCCCCGTGCACACCGGACTGACCACCGACCCGGCCGCGGAGGCGGACCGGTTGCTCGACCTGCTGGTGCGGTGA
- a CDS encoding Rieske 2Fe-2S domain-containing protein → MASESHHPVPAPSRRAVVAGLGAAGLAVALTACGSDDDASGSSADPGAGQSAGAGTALAKTSDIPEGGGKVFSDEKVVVSQPTAGDYKAFSTICTHRDCPMTDLKEDVLSCSCHGSQFSITDGSVKKGPATEPLAAKQISVAGESITLA, encoded by the coding sequence ATGGCCAGCGAATCGCACCATCCCGTTCCGGCACCGAGCCGTCGCGCCGTCGTGGCGGGTCTGGGCGCGGCGGGGCTCGCCGTCGCGCTGACCGCGTGCGGGTCGGACGACGACGCGTCCGGCTCGTCCGCCGACCCGGGGGCAGGACAGAGCGCCGGTGCCGGCACCGCGCTCGCGAAGACCTCCGACATACCGGAGGGCGGCGGCAAGGTCTTCAGCGACGAGAAGGTGGTGGTCTCCCAGCCGACGGCGGGCGACTACAAGGCGTTCTCGACCATCTGCACCCACAGGGACTGCCCGATGACGGACCTGAAGGAGGACGTGCTGTCCTGCTCCTGCCACGGCAGCCAGTTCTCCATCACCGACGGCAGCGTGAAGAAGGGCCCCGCGACCGAGCCGCTGGCCGCGAAACAGATCAGCGTGGCCGGGGAGTCGATCACGCTCGCGTGA
- the ung gene encoding uracil-DNA glycosylase, with protein sequence MTDIAMLPESWRGVLGDELQQPYFKELTEFVEEERARGPVYPPREEVFAALDATPYDRVKVLVLGQDPYHGEGQGHGLCFSVRPGVKTPPSLRNIYKEMQAELGLPVPDNGYLMPWAQQGVLLLNAVLTVRGGEANSHKGKGWEKFTDAVIRAVADRPDPAVFVLWGNYAQKKLPLIDETRHAVVKGAHPSPLSAKKFFGSRPFTQINEAIARQGHAPIDWRVPDLG encoded by the coding sequence GTGACCGACATCGCCATGCTGCCCGAGTCCTGGCGCGGGGTTCTGGGCGACGAACTGCAGCAGCCCTACTTCAAGGAGCTGACGGAGTTCGTCGAGGAGGAGCGGGCGAGGGGTCCTGTGTACCCGCCGCGCGAGGAGGTCTTCGCCGCGCTGGACGCCACGCCGTACGACCGGGTGAAGGTCCTGGTCCTCGGCCAGGACCCCTACCACGGCGAGGGTCAGGGACACGGCCTGTGCTTCTCGGTGCGCCCGGGGGTGAAGACCCCGCCCTCGCTGCGCAACATCTACAAGGAGATGCAGGCGGAGCTGGGCCTGCCCGTTCCGGACAACGGCTATCTGATGCCGTGGGCCCAGCAGGGCGTGCTGCTGCTCAACGCGGTGCTCACGGTCCGCGGCGGCGAGGCCAACTCGCACAAGGGCAAGGGCTGGGAGAAGTTCACCGACGCGGTGATCCGCGCGGTGGCCGACCGGCCCGACCCGGCGGTCTTCGTGCTCTGGGGCAACTACGCCCAGAAGAAGCTCCCGCTGATCGACGAGACCCGGCACGCGGTGGTCAAGGGCGCGCATCCCTCCCCGCTGTCGGCGAAGAAGTTCTTCGGCTCCCGCCCGTTCACCCAGATCAACGAGGCGATCGCCCGGCAGGGCCACGCGCCGATCGACTGGCGCGTTCCGGACCTGGGCTGA
- a CDS encoding SDR family oxidoreductase — MTSVELPALSGKVALVTGASRGIGYGVAEALIARGDRVCITGRNEDALKEAVEQLGADRVIGVAGKAHDEAHQAVAVERTMEAFGRVDYLVNNAGTNPVFGPIADLDLNVARKVFETNVVSALGFAQRTWHAWQKDNGGAIVNIASVAGVSASPFIGAYGISKAAMINLTLQLAHEYAPVVRVNAIAPAVVKTKFAQALYEGREAEAAAAYPLGRLGVPSDIGGAAAFLTSEQSDWITGQTLVVDGGIFLNAGVG, encoded by the coding sequence ATGACTTCGGTGGAACTCCCCGCACTCTCCGGCAAGGTCGCGCTCGTCACGGGCGCCAGCCGAGGCATCGGCTACGGCGTCGCCGAGGCGCTGATCGCGCGCGGCGACCGTGTCTGCATCACCGGCCGCAACGAGGACGCCCTCAAGGAGGCCGTCGAGCAGCTCGGCGCCGACCGGGTCATCGGCGTCGCGGGCAAGGCCCACGACGAGGCCCACCAGGCCGTCGCCGTCGAGCGCACGATGGAGGCCTTCGGCCGCGTCGACTACCTGGTCAACAACGCCGGTACCAATCCGGTGTTCGGGCCGATCGCCGACCTCGACCTGAACGTGGCGCGCAAGGTGTTCGAGACCAACGTGGTCTCGGCCCTCGGCTTCGCGCAGCGGACCTGGCACGCCTGGCAGAAGGACAACGGCGGCGCGATCGTCAACATCGCCTCCGTCGCGGGCGTCTCCGCCTCGCCCTTCATCGGTGCCTACGGCATCAGCAAGGCCGCGATGATCAACCTGACTCTCCAGCTGGCGCACGAGTACGCGCCGGTGGTGCGGGTCAACGCCATCGCCCCGGCCGTCGTGAAGACCAAGTTCGCGCAGGCCCTGTACGAGGGCCGGGAGGCGGAGGCCGCCGCGGCCTACCCGCTGGGCCGTCTCGGCGTGCCCTCCGACATCGGCGGCGCCGCCGCCTTCCTCACGTCGGAACAGTCCGACTGGATCACCGGTCAGACACTCGTCGTGGACGGCGGCATCTTCCTGAACGCGGGCGTGGGCTGA
- a CDS encoding HipA family kinase — MLKEAIVTRYVTPLREGGSLPGLVEADDLGTYVMKFTGAGQGRKTLVAEVVCGELARRLGFRVPPLVTLDLDPVLALAEPDQEVQELLRSSAGRNLGMEFLSGALGFDPLAFAVSPEEAGRIVWFDALVNNVDRSWRNPNLLRRQGEVWLIDHGATMIWQHNWPGAETSAARPYDISDHALRPFGPDVAKAAAELAPLVTEDLLAEVTAYVPDVWLADEPGFDSPDDLRRAYARPLLARAAVIHERLQGDQ; from the coding sequence ATGCTCAAGGAAGCCATCGTGACCCGCTATGTCACGCCCCTGCGTGAGGGCGGGTCGCTGCCCGGTCTGGTCGAGGCCGACGACCTCGGCACGTACGTCATGAAGTTCACCGGCGCCGGACAGGGCCGCAAGACGCTGGTCGCCGAGGTCGTGTGCGGGGAACTCGCACGGCGGCTCGGCTTCCGGGTGCCCCCGCTGGTGACCCTCGACCTGGACCCGGTGCTGGCACTGGCCGAGCCCGACCAGGAGGTGCAGGAACTCCTCCGCTCCAGCGCGGGACGCAACCTCGGCATGGAGTTCCTCTCCGGAGCGCTCGGCTTCGACCCCCTCGCCTTCGCGGTGAGCCCCGAGGAGGCCGGACGGATCGTCTGGTTCGACGCCCTGGTGAACAACGTCGACCGCTCCTGGCGCAACCCCAACCTGCTGCGCCGGCAGGGCGAGGTGTGGCTCATCGACCACGGCGCGACCATGATCTGGCAGCACAACTGGCCCGGCGCCGAGACCTCCGCCGCCCGGCCCTACGACATCTCGGACCACGCCCTCAGACCCTTCGGCCCGGACGTCGCCAAGGCGGCCGCGGAACTGGCGCCCCTGGTCACGGAGGACCTCCTCGCCGAGGTCACCGCCTACGTCCCGGACGTCTGGCTGGCCGACGAGCCCGGCTTCGACAGCCCGGACGACCTCCGGCGGGCCTACGCGCGGCCCCTGCTGGCCCGCGCGGCCGTCATCCACGAGCGTCTTCAGGGGGACCAGTGA
- a CDS encoding isochorismatase family protein → MPSYEQLSELLDPATTVLLTVECQHGVVGPDGALPELAEQAHSSGALANVARLVAAAHTSGVQVIHAIAERRPDGRGASRNARLFRAAERLPVQQLSGTTAVRVAAPVEVTGEDIVVRRLHGLSPIQGTEVDALLRNLGCRTLVVTGVSANVAIPNAVFDAVNRGYTAVVPTDAIAGVPSDYIPAMIRHTLALVATVATTDEVLACLEGRSQVTRA, encoded by the coding sequence GTGCCGTCGTACGAACAGCTCAGCGAACTCCTCGACCCCGCGACCACCGTCCTGCTCACCGTCGAGTGCCAGCACGGTGTCGTCGGACCCGACGGCGCCCTGCCCGAGCTCGCCGAGCAGGCGCACTCCTCGGGCGCCCTCGCCAACGTCGCCCGGCTGGTCGCCGCCGCGCACACGAGCGGCGTCCAGGTGATCCACGCGATCGCCGAACGCCGCCCGGACGGCCGCGGCGCCAGCCGCAACGCCCGCCTCTTCCGCGCCGCCGAACGGCTGCCCGTCCAGCAGCTGTCGGGCACGACCGCCGTCCGGGTGGCGGCGCCCGTCGAGGTCACCGGGGAGGACATCGTCGTACGGCGGCTGCACGGGCTGTCGCCGATCCAGGGCACCGAGGTCGACGCGCTGCTGCGCAACCTGGGCTGCCGCACGCTGGTCGTGACCGGGGTCTCGGCCAACGTGGCGATTCCCAACGCCGTCTTCGACGCCGTCAACCGCGGCTACACCGCGGTCGTGCCGACGGACGCCATCGCCGGGGTGCCCTCCGACTACATCCCGGCGATGATCCGCCACACCCTCGCGTTGGTCGCCACGGTCGCGACCACGGACGAGGTACTGGCCTGCCTGGAGGGTCGCTCCCAGGTCACGCGAGCGTGA